Below is a window of Desulfovibrio aminophilus DNA.
CGATGCCCGCATCTCCGGCACTTGAAACGACCGTCGGACAGACTGTACGCCCAGACCCCACCACATTGAGGGCAACTTCTCATGGCCAGACTCCCATAGCACAGGTCCGGTCTGGCTAGGAATT
It encodes the following:
- a CDS encoding transposase, whose product is MRSCPQCGGVWAYSLSDGRFKCRRCGHR